agggagagaaagttttattgtgggaaaggaagagagtgtaTGTATATCTGAATCTTTAGGAAGAACAatcacaacaataataaaaagaatctCTCCCagtatgagagacagacagacagactccAACCAACCAACCTAGAAACTTTCCTGGTCCACATCTTTTCTTTCCAACCAACTTTCCCTTTACTAACATTGAATTTTTTGGGACCTGAAATTGGACATTGGATCTAGTTCCACTCTCCCAAATTTGACCACTAAAGGGAGATACTAGGAAGGTGAAAGAGAAGACAATTCCCTTCTGACTGCCTAGATGCCCCTTTACTCGTGACTGTTATTGTCCAATGACTACCCCTGCTTGCCCACTGCCTATACTCCTCAAAAAGAAGTACATTTCAGCACAGCAGCTCATTGTCTAGGTGTGCATCtgacttgatttcctcttctgttccACTGCCTTGATTTTATTTTGCAAAGGTTACATCCATGTATCCCCAGTTGGGTTAGGAAATAAAAGTCAGAGTTTAAGATAGGGTCCAAACAACCATGTGACCTAGTGCCTGTAAGGTCACTTGCTGATGACAAGGGGATGAGTCGGAACTCTTGAACCTTTCCCTCTGTGACTCCAGCCACCCAAAATTCTCAGCCTCCAGTTTCTGGGGAAAAGTTTACATGAAATTATGCTTTCTGACAGGGTAGAGGCTGTACCACTGAGTGACTGTCTACAAGAGATGAGCCTTGTGAGCACCGTGACCCAGGGacctcgggtctttctgactcgagAGGAGGTGCAGCATTTCACCAAAGAGTGAGCCACTCACACCTTCTCTGCACTCATTGCTGCTTCTTCCCAGGCCTCTGTTTCCCTGAACTGGGGACCTGACCAGTTCTTGGAGGGAGGTGGAGAGGAAATAGGGGAGATGATCCTAACTTTTGGAAGCATAAGACTGACTGAAGCCTGAGCCTGGGCTAAGTGCCATCATTCTTCTGGAATTAATATTCTGGATGATCAGAGTCACTTCCTACTTCCATACACTGCTTTCCTTTCCTGGTCATGCTAATGCCCAGAGCTTTAACACCAGCATCAGAGGCATAGTCATATATTTCCCCCTGTGCTGGCCTTCCCCAGGCCTGTGGCCTCCCTCCTTGGTCTGTCTCCCTGATGATGGCCACCCCCTACTCTCCCCAGCATCCTGAGCCTTCTTTGCTAGATCTTTTTCAATAGAATCACTTACCTTTTCTCTCCTATAGGTGTGGGCTGCTCAATTGTGAAGCAGTATTGGAACTCTTGAACCGGGAACTTGGAAGAACCAATGAATGTGTTCAGATGGTGAGAGGGATAGGTAGAGAGTGGGAggcagggaagaaaaggaagggaataagcatgtattaagtgtttactatgtgccagattctATGCTAAGAGCTTtgtgaatattatctcatcttatcaacaactctgtgaagtgggttctattatgatcctcattttacagttgaagaaactgaggcagatagaggttctctgatttgcccagggtcacacagctagtatgtgtctgaggctaaatttgaactctgacCTTCATGATTCCAGGCCAAGTGCTCTATACTGTGTTGCTTAGGAGCCTATAGTGACCACCCAGATTGTCTCTCCAATTTCCCTGAACTTTCCCCAGGCATGTATAGCTCCTTCTTTTCCAATCAGAATGCTGATAGCTTTGGTGGCTGTAATTCAGCATGATCAAAATAGGGAGGCCTTGCTAAACTGTTTGTCCTTATCTCTGTCATTTTCCTCTCACCAAGTAGTTGGAGAGAACATTAGGAGTTGGAGAATTGTCCATTAGTCACTTCTGGAACTTTCTTGATTCATTACCATTTGGCAAGCCCTGGgcactaagaaattaaatggtcAGGAAGGATGGGAGTATGGAGGAGAAGGCTTACTCTGTGTCCTCCCCTCACTCTTGGGTGAGAGAAGAAAAGCCAAGAAGGGAGCCAGGCAAGCATGAAATCAGGCTGACCCTGGGAGTGGTCTCTGAAAAAGGCAGCAGGTGCCAGCTCTCCTCTTTTGCCCCATGGGACAGACATGGGTTTGGCAGCACTTTGGGGAACTGTATGATTGACCTTCCCTCATCTTCTCCTCAGAGAGCCATGTGTGCCATCTTCTCCCTCATGTGCTCCGATCTGCTTTCTCAGGACCATATTTTCTTCATCATCCAACCCAAGCTGCAACAGCTTAGTGAAGGGAGCCCTGGCCCTGTGACCAACAAGGCAACCAAGGTGGGTAGCTCTCTGGCTTAGTTTTGCCTGCAGGTGTAAGTAGGCTGTTGGGCTTGAGTGTAGGATAACTCCTTTTTCTTGGGTCATCATGGAGGCAGCATCTTTGTGGTTTCTCAAATTATGCAAAGAAACATGAAGCTATTAAAGGGATTGGTTCTTGCTCCTTCTGTTgcttaaaagaatgaatgaaaaaacatttgttgttattatttgttaGATCTGCTAACCCAGTCCTCTTAATCAAAGTACCCAGGGATGGCAATGATGAATGTGACAAGTAGAAACAACCAGATGGCTGTGGAGGAATGATTAATCTGCTTGTTCTACTCTCCTTGGAGCcataattcatatttcttttttttttttaaattttaactcttaaccttccatcttagaatcaatactgtgtattagttccaaggtagaagagcagtaagggttagtcAGTGGGAGTCAAGTAATTTGCTTAGGgtgctaggaagcatctgagaccaaatttgaacccagaaccttccatcttgaggcctggctctcaatccactgagccaccaagcttccCCTTTCATGTTTCTTTAAACCACAGATGATTAAGTTCTGCTTTCTCTCCCTGTTTCCAGATTTTGAGGCAGTTTGAGGCCCTGTGCCGAAACCATCCCTCCCACAAAAGACCCCTGTCACAGGCCAGCGCCAGTTCATCTCATCCCGCTCTTTGCCCAGCTGACCTGCTGACAGATGTTGCTCCTTTAGCTGGAGGCGAGTCATTTCTGCAGCCAGTGAGTTCTTCCTCTTCCCTGCCCAGGGGCACAGCCACAGCATCCCCAGCAGACCAAGAAATAACAACTATCTCAGCACAAGGAGATATCACTCCTGCTAAAAGAGGTCTGGAGGAGGCTGAGCCCAGATTGGTAGGTGAACATGGGACTGGATCTAGCCAAGATTCTTCAGGCACTAATGCTGCAAATGGCACGTTGGAGCCAGACATTGTTCCTGAAAGTGGCCTTTTGGCCTCCCCAACCATCCCCTGCTCTTTGTTTGCCGGCCTGGAGTTGGTGGCTCACACAGGTGTGGTTGTGACTGGGGCTGCTAGAGAAGAGCCTCTCCAGCTAGCATCAAGTTCTGAGGCTCCATGGAGATTATCTAGAGGAGCCACCTCACAGGAGGCTCCTAGTCCAGAACTATCTGCCTTCGCCTTCTTAAATGCATGAATGGCCAATGCTGCAGATTGGGCCATTGCCCCTTGTCTTCCTTGTCTTGAAAAGGACTTTGCACATCCGGCTGCCTATGACTATCCCCTGGCTTCCTTCTCACCATGTATGTTACTAATCTGTTCACAGGCCCTCTGACTGCCCCCAAAACGTGATTTCCCCTCTTGTATTTCTGTCATCTTCCATTGCTGTGTCTGCATTCCCCCTCCCAGGGGAATTCTCACCACCTCCAAGCCAATTCCTAGTGATGGCAACCCTATACTAACTAAGCAGACCACTGGAATAACTAATTAGAAACAGAAAGGACCAGTGCTCAGCATGGGGTTTTTTGATCAGCAACAGGAAGAGGAAACTATTTTAGATATACAAGGAATGCCCTATGTGGTATTTCCAAAGcattcagaaagaactgaaactgATCAATGCTAAACTTTATTCAAACATTAAGATGAGTGAGCAAATATGATCCCTTTTCAAAACCTGTCGTTCCACCGTTAATGTTTGTTTCCCTCTAGTAGAGCTGGTTTCATATTTCATAATCTTACATGCCTTATATCTGTGTAGTTTTCCATGGAACTTTTAAAGAATTGGGCCACTAGTTAGGCCAATCAGGATTATTGTTGGACCCTCATAAAGTGCCCCAGCCACAGAAGGAGCTCTGGCCCTCTCTAACAGTCAAGGACTCTGTTTAACAATACTTTATGGCCTTAGGAGAGAGGGTGAATCCTAGACCACATTGTTGGACCTTCTTGACTTTGGGAAAGGGGAACAGTAAGGAAACTTGGCTTTCTTGAGCTATACTTATCTCAGAGACACAGTTTGTGaactctcccctctcctcagagCTTATACCCAGGCAGGCTCATGG
The window above is part of the Gracilinanus agilis isolate LMUSP501 chromosome 4, AgileGrace, whole genome shotgun sequence genome. Proteins encoded here:
- the TEPSIN gene encoding AP-4 complex accessory subunit tepsin, with translation MAAPQLRDRLSFLHRLPILMKGTSDDDVPCPGYLFEEIAKISHESVGSSQCLLEYLLNRLQSNSCHVKLKALKILLYMCSHGSTSFLLSLKRNSSFIQEAAVFGGLPDPLHGNSLYQKVRMAAQDLASALFSDSLLPLPSTQSPRPLPSTGMGSQASSYSTLQGFGYTKDRGSSGSAGEALLSTIQKAVEVVANAVLPGHESSTIQSQVLREDTYQPVVAPSAGHGHFAPRKPPSVPTQSVRVRHQPGQAGGGWEEMDSDPSSQNSSQENGELSRASDSGSKSDSDSHSGASREIGDITERVEAVPLSDCLQEMSLVSTVTQGPRVFLTREEVQHFTKECGLLNCEAVLELLNRELGRTNECVQMRAMCAIFSLMCSDLLSQDHIFFIIQPKLQQLSEGSPGPVTNKATKILRQFEALCRNHPSHKRPLSQASASSSHPALCPADLLTDVAPLAGGESFLQPVSSSSSLPRGTATASPADQEITTISAQGDITPAKRGLEEAEPRLVGEHGTGSSQDSSGTNAANGTLEPDIVPESGLLASPTIPCSLFAGLELVAHTGVVVTGAAREEPLQLASSSEAPWRLSRGATSQEAPSPELSAFAFLNA